From a single Dendropsophus ebraccatus isolate aDenEbr1 chromosome 8, aDenEbr1.pat, whole genome shotgun sequence genomic region:
- the SLC18A3 gene encoding vesicular acetylcholine transporter produces MASENTPGTAKSAVEKLSNAMGERTKQIGSAMKEAPHLRRLILFIVCVALFLDNMLYMVIVPIIPDYIQSMRLDSERHVKEINSSSSYSNKSIIRPVYPTENEDIKIGVLFASKAILQLLVNPLSGTFIDRVGYDIPLFIGLIVMFLSTVIFAFAENYATLFVARSLQGLGSAFADTSGIAMIADKYTEEAERSKALGIALAFISFGSLVAPPFGGILYQFVGKRVPFFILACISLIDGLLLLVVIKPFANRTRENMPVGTPIHRLMIDPYIAVVAGALTTCNIPLAFLEPTIANWMKTTMGASEWQMGLTWLPAFFPHILGVYLTVKLAANYPQYQWFYGAIGMVIIGASSCTVPACKNFEQLIIPLCGLCFGIALVDTALLPTLALLVDLRHVSVYGSVYAIADISYSVAYALGPIVASQIVHTMGFTQLNLGMGLANVLYAPALLFLRNVCQMKPSHSERNILLDEGPKGLYDTIKMEERRAKSNKGLHKGEHIQDNSMDNFNGAQTGKYMSDEESSDYEYS; encoded by the coding sequence ATGGCTTCAGAGAATACACCAGGGACAGCCAAGTCTGCGGTGGAGAAATTATCCAATGCCATGGGTGAAAGAACTAAACAAATTGGCTCAGCCATGAAAGAAGCCCCCCACCTGAGAAGACTCATCCTATTCATTGTTTGTGTGGCACTTTTTCTTGATAATATGCTTTACATGGTGATAGTACCCATCATCCCAGACTATATACAAAGTATGAGACTGGATAGTGAAAGACATGTTAAAGAAATCAATTCTAGTTCATCTTATTCAAATAAATCGATCATCAGACCTGTGTACCCAACAGAAAATGAAGACATTAAAATAGGAGTTTTGTTTGCCTCCAAAGCTATCCTGCAGCTGCTTGTCAACCCCCTGAGTGGCACTTTTATAGACAGAGTTGGCTATGACATCCCTCTGTTCATTGGACTCATTGTTATGTTCCTTTCCACTGTTATATTTGCTTTTGCAGAGAATTACGCTACGCTCTTTGTAGCAAGGAGCCTACAAGGTTTGGGATCTGCCTTTGCAGACACTTCTGGGATCGCTATGATCGCAGACAAGTACACTGAGGAAGCAGAGCGAAGCAAAGCCTTGGGCATAGCCTTAGCATTTATCTCATTCGGGAGTTTGGTTGCACCCCCATTTGGAGGCATATTATACCAGTTTGTGGGTAAAAGGGTTCCATTTTTTATTCTAGCTTGCATTTCTCTTATTGATGGTTTGCTCTTATTAGTGGTTATAAAACCCTTTGCTAACCGGACTAGAGAAAACATGCCAGTGGGCACACCCATTCACAGACTAATGATTGACCCATACATTGCTGTTGTAGCTGGGGCACTAACCACCTGTAACATTCCTTTGGCATTTCTGGAACCCACCATAGCAAACTGGATGAAAACAACTATGGGAGCCTCTGAATGGCAAATGGGTCTTACTTGGCTGCCAGCTTTTTTCCCTCATATTCTAGGTGTTTATCTCACAGTAAAGCTTGCAGCCAATTACCCTCAATATCAATGGTTTTATGGTGCTATAGGAATGGTTATAATTGGTGCCAGTTCATGCACAGTTCCAGCCTGTAAAAATTTTGAGCAGCTTATTATCCCCTTGTGTGGTTTATGCTTTGGCATTGCCTTGGTAGATACAGCACTACTGCCCACACTAGCCTTACTTGTAGATCTCCGCCATGTCTCTGTGTATGGAAGTGTCTACGCTATAGCAGATATATCCTACTCTGTGGCTTATGCTCTTGGACCTATAGTTGCTAGCCAGATTGTACACACCATGGGTTTCACTCAGCTTAATCTTGGTATGGGACTTGCCAATGTACTGTATGCTCCTGCTCTTTTGTTCCTCCGAAATGTGTGTCAAATGAAACCATCCCACTCAGAAAGAAACATCTTGCTTGATGAGGGACCTAAAGGCTTATATGATACCATTAAAATGGAAGAACGCAGGGCTAAGTCCAACAAGGGCTTACATAAAGGGGAACACATACAGGACAACAGTATGGACAATTTCAATGGAGCCCAAACAGGTAAATACATGTCTGATGAAGAATCCTCTGATTATGAGTACAGTTAG